The window AGCCATAACGATAGAGCCGGCTTTGGCTCCGAGTACACGAAAAGTATTGGTTGCGCCTGAGTTACCGCTACCGTATTGGCGCACATCTACTCCATAATAACGCTTGCCAAACCATACCGCTGTGGGAATAGAACCCAAGAGATAAGCAGTAACACAAGCCAATAAAATCCAAAGCAAATCGAACATATATAATCAAAATTAGGTGTTAAAGTAAGCAAGGGTAGGGCTGATACATTGTGCCCTGCTTGGCTAGAGGCTGGCATTTATTGAGGAGCATCGTAACAACACACTTATCACAAAGATACAAAATATCTTTCGCAAAACCAACTGATAACAACTGTCCACCGAGGAAAAGTTCCAAGATGCAAGAAGACCAAGCACAAAAAAGGAGATGACACACATATCATCTCCTTTTCGCTTGAGCATCAGGCGATAGTTGCTATTGCTCCAATATTTTTACTTCTACCCTACGGTTGATAGCACGGGCTTCTTCCGAGCGCCCGGTATTGATAGGTTTCTTGCCTCCAAAGGCTTTATACTGGACACGAGATTCTTCAACGCCGGCATTACTGAGGTATTTGCGTACCGCAATGACACGTTTTTCGGAGAGTTTGAGCAACTCTTTTTTATCCCCAAAAGGCTCTGTATGGCCTTGTAGCTCAATGACCATCGTCGGGTTATCAAGCATAGTACGGCTGAGGCGGTCTAGCTCGGGGAAAGACTCTTCCATCAGCTCATCTTTGGCTCGGACAAAGAAAATATTTTGCAGCCTGACTGTTTGGCCTTTCTGTACAGGCATCAGGTAAAAATCTTTGGTGATTTCGCTATAGTCGGCTGTCGTAGCCAGCGTGATGCTCTCATCTGCGGCAAAAAAGCCTTTGGCTTCGGCGCGGAGCGCATAATCATTCCCCATTTGTAAGACTACCTGATATTCTCCACTGCTGCCCCTTGTGCTGGCGGTGCCGCTGAGGCTGTCATTTTTGGGAGTGGTTTGGTAGTTAATTTCTGCGTTGATGGGCTTCTTGGTAATGGCATCGTATACCACTCCTTTTACCAGTGCTACAGGCTTGGGCTTTTCTTTTTCTGAGAGCTTGATACGGAAGATGTCGCCGTCTCCGATGGCGTTATGATAAGAGGTAAAGTAGGCATATTCCCCCGATGCGGTCAGGTTGAAATAGGCATCCCAGTTGGGGGTATTGATGCTGGGACCGAGGTTTTCGGGCTCTGACCAACGCAGCCAGCTATCGTCCAAGCGACGGGTTACGAAAATATCATAAGAGCCGTAGCCACTCAGGCCGGCTGTAGCATAGTAGAGTGTGGTGTTGTCGGCTGCTAAGAAGGGGGAGGTCTCGCTATCTGCGGTATTGACTATTGGGCCGAGGTTTTTGGGGGTAGAAAACAAGTTTTCTCCCTTTTTGAAAGACACATAAAGGTCTTTGCCGCCAAAACTGTCATCGCGTTGGGCGGTCATCAACAGGATTTTGCCATCGGCAGAGAGGCAGAATTCTGAGTATCGGTTCTTGTTATAGTAGTTTTCTATCGTTACGGGTTGTGGGTTGCCCCATTGGCCATCGCGGCCAAGCGTAGTAATGGAAAGCCCCTTGGTCATAGTACCATCGGCATTGTAGATGTTATTGAGCAGCATTTTGCTGCCGTCAGGCGTAATCGAAAACGAGGAGTTGTGGTGGTCGGTATTGATGGGAGGCCCTATGTTTTTGGCAGGGCCAAAGTTACCATCAGCTTGGCGCTCAGCATACCACACATCTTGGCGTTTTTCGTCGCCTATGTTGTCGGGGTGATTGTAGCGGGTAAAATAGAGTGTTTTGCCGTCAGGCGAAATGATGGGAGATACCTCTTGGTATTTAGAATTGATGTTGCTGCCTAGGTTTTCGGCCTTATCGTTGATGTGTAGCTCATCGGCTAGTTTTATGACAGCCTCTATCGGAGTATTGCTATTGGAGATGCCAATTGCATCTATCTGAGGAATATCATTGATTTTGAGGGGATTGAGCTGCAACTTGATTGCTGCTACTTTATAATTGGTGGGTTGTATGTTGATTCGGAACATACGTCCACCGTGAAGGTTGGTGATATTGGTATTTTGATAAATGGCAGGGTATTCCTTCCCGCTTTCGTCATATAGGTAGATATGGGTAATGGCTCCGGGGTTGTGGTTTTCGGCAATGGCGATTTGTTGGATGACCATCGGCTTGTCAAAACCTACCT of the Eisenibacter elegans DSM 3317 genome contains:
- a CDS encoding OmpA family protein, with translation MTRFLIILLCGLWFNAQGQEAVQWASRVIEVSSELQDADDASNKQYKATQALGKPNKLPATGKSPCAWSPASATNPAGEFIKVGFDKPMVIQQIAIAENHNPGAITHIYLYDESGKEYPAIYQNTNITNLHGGRMFRINIQPTNYKVAAIKLQLNPLKINDIPQIDAIGISNSNTPIEAVIKLADELHINDKAENLGSNINSKYQEVSPIISPDGKTLYFTRYNHPDNIGDEKRQDVWYAERQADGNFGPAKNIGPPINTDHHNSSFSITPDGSKMLLNNIYNADGTMTKGLSITTLGRDGQWGNPQPVTIENYYNKNRYSEFCLSADGKILLMTAQRDDSFGGKDLYVSFKKGENLFSTPKNLGPIVNTADSETSPFLAADNTTLYYATAGLSGYGSYDIFVTRRLDDSWLRWSEPENLGPSINTPNWDAYFNLTASGEYAYFTSYHNAIGDGDIFRIKLSEKEKPKPVALVKGVVYDAITKKPINAEINYQTTPKNDSLSGTASTRGSSGEYQVVLQMGNDYALRAEAKGFFAADESITLATTADYSEITKDFYLMPVQKGQTVRLQNIFFVRAKDELMEESFPELDRLSRTMLDNPTMVIELQGHTEPFGDKKELLKLSEKRVIAVRKYLSNAGVEESRVQYKAFGGKKPINTGRSEEARAINRRVEVKILEQ